Proteins from a genomic interval of Uloborus diversus isolate 005 chromosome 4, Udiv.v.3.1, whole genome shotgun sequence:
- the LOC129219792 gene encoding interferon regulatory factor 8-like, translated as MTRQRMRKGPPSKSGSDGDELLMSWLIRMLDEERLEGLRWEDKPRRKFRIAWTHRSAEKWSEKDVEVQKAWAIHKGNNIDLSLLDKKGTDPATLKAKSNILKKIKATFRCALNSKKELHLNNNDDDDDDNNDDGNNNNNDDDDT; from the exons AGGATGCGAAAGGGCCCGCCCAGCAAGAGCGGCTCCGACGGCGATGAGCTGCTCATGAGTTGGCTCATCCGGATGCTGGACGAGGAGCGACTCGAGGGGCTGAGATGGGAGGACAAGCCCCGGCGAAAGTTCCGGATCGCCTGGACGCACAGGTCTGCGGAGAAGTGGTCGGAGAAGGACGTCGAGGTCCAGAAGGCGTGGGCCATACACAAGG GAAATAATATTGACTTGAGTTTATTGGACAAGAAAGGTACTGATCCTGCGACGCTCAAAGCTAAAAGCAATATCCTCAAGAAAATAAAAGCTACCTTTCGTTGTGCTCTCAACAGCAAGAAAGAATTGCACct taataataatgacgATGATGACGATGATAACAATGATGATggtaacaataacaataatgatgatgatgatacaTAA